From a single Sus scrofa isolate TJ Tabasco breed Duroc chromosome 13, Sscrofa11.1, whole genome shotgun sequence genomic region:
- the LOC110255221 gene encoding antibacterial peptide PMAP-37, which translates to METQRASLCLGRWSLWLLLLALVVPSASAQALSYREAVLRAVDRLNEQSSEANLYRLLELDQPPKADEDPGTPKPVSFTVKETVCPRPTRRPPELCDFKENGRVKQCVGTVTLDQIKDPLDITCNEIQSVGLLSRLRDFLSDRGRRLGEKIERIGQKIKDLSEFFQS; encoded by the exons ATGGAGACCCAGAGGGCCAGCCTGTGCCTGGGGCGCTGGTCACTGTGGCTTCTGCTGCTGGCACTCGTGGTGCCCTCGGCCAGCGCCCAGGCCCTCAGCTACAGGGAGGCCGTGCTTCGTGCTGTGGATCGCCTCAACGAGCAGTCCTCAGAAGCTAATCTCTACCGCCTCCTGGAGCTGGACCAGCCGCCCAAGGCC GACGAGGACCCGGGCACCCCGAAACCTGTGAGCTTCACGGTGAAGGAGACTGTGTGTCCCAGGCCGACCCGGCGGCCCCCGGAGCTGTGTGACTTCAAGGAGAACggg CGGGTGAAACAGTGTGTGGGGACAGTCACCCTGGATCAGATCAAGGACCCGCTCGACATCACCTGCAATGAG ATACAGAGTGTTGGTCTACTTAGCCGACTGcgtgatttcctcagtgatcgtGGTCGGAGGCTTGGTGAAAAGATTGAAAGAATTGGtcagaaaatcaaagatttaTCTGAGTTTTTTCAGTCCTAA